A stretch of the Hippocampus zosterae strain Florida chromosome 18, ASM2543408v3, whole genome shotgun sequence genome encodes the following:
- the LOC127591162 gene encoding WD repeat-containing protein 7 isoform X2, which produces MSGNNLVLPIVLWGRTAPTHCISSLLVMDDFSTIITGCHDGQICLWDLTSELEICPRAMLFGHTASITCLSKASACSDKQYIVSASESGEMCLWDVNDGRCIEFTKLACAHTGIQFYQFTVSTQREGRLLCNGHYPEILVVDATSLEVLYSLVSKISPDWISSMSVIRSHRTQEDTVVAVSVTGILKVWIITAEVNRMQDLDPVFEEESKPIYCQGCQSISFCTFTQSSLLVVCSKFWKVFDAGDYSLLCSVPSDNDKAWAGGEFIAADKVIIWTEDGCSYIYNLPASCLPASVHFRSDVGKKEGSIPPLVYSIENLTDKQLLICPPVTCFFFGRREPFHKLLIQGDSAGRLSLWSIPDSSPTQPLSTPAELQVSSTISLQEAFDKLIPVSSGIIDQLSLLPSKEEPIKVTASVYIPSQGRLVCGREDGSIILVPATQTAIVQLLQGEHMLRRGWPPHRTLRGHRNKVTCVLYPYQISPRYDQRSLVSGGVDFSVIVWDIFTGEMKHIFCVHGGEITQLIVPPENCSTRAQHCVCSVASDHSVGLLSLRERKCIMLASRHLFPIQVIKWRPADDYLVVGCSDGSVYVWQMDTGALDRCVMGITAVEILNACDELAPATVDALSHSAVNLKQAMTRRSLAALKNMAQHKLQTLATNLLAADNADKGNLPKYSHNALVVQAMKTNLTDPDMHVLFFDVEAVIIQLLTEEAQRPNPMLVSPETLQKSQAGADKGGSFLANKIFKQVKETMKETIKEHLLDEDDEEEEEMRRREEKSKSLSLLEYNLTMDTAKLFMSCLHAWGLNEQLDGICLERLGMLRPHCPISFGLISRGGHMSLMLPTFKESLLRQLSLATGRKLTLSDIVGKGTYGVSRAVTTHHLLSVISLANTLMGMTNATFVGEHMKKAPARPPRPGGTPETPRRTPATPPQPSNPALQAQIKQAAVATTASTKVSATVTTAGPPGAPGVVVPQRAPGSPGPGPASHSIPSVNEGWSQLAAMHCVMLPDLLGLDKFRPPLLEMLARRWQDRCLEVREAAQALLLAELRRIGQSGRKDTIDLWAPYLPQYVDTVSSPGASTEPSTAAPPPPEAQPIEAKAPEEEMDVTDDDITAGCLSNLPPNAKKISNSYEERRKQATAIVLLGVIGAEFGAEIEPPKGAARTRTGGQVPEGFGPTSGGSSNYSLARHTCKALTFLLLQPPSPKLPPHSTIRRTAIDLIGRGFTVWEPYMDVSAVLMGLLELCADAEKQLANITMGLPLNPPADSARSARHALSLIATARPPAFITTIAREVHRYNAAQANSQSQQNVHTTTLARAKTEILRVIDILIEKMPGDVVDLLVEVMDIIMYCIEGSLVKKKGLQECFPAICKFYMVGYCDRSHRIAVGARQGSVALYDVRTGKCQNIHGHKGPITAVSFAPDGRYLATYSNADSHISFWQMNTSLLGSIGMLNSAPQLRCIKTYQVPPVQPASPGSQNHLKLARLIWTSNRNVILMAHDGKEHRFMV; this is translated from the exons ATGTCAGGGAACAATCTGGTTCTACCCATTGTACTATGGGGCCGCACCGCTCCAACCCACTGTATCAGCAgcctgttggtgatggacgacttCAGCACAATCATCACTGGCTGCCACGATGGACAGATCTGCCTTTGGGACCTGACGTCAGAGCTGGAG ATTTGTCCCAGGGCCATGTTGTTTGGTCATACAGCCTCCATCACCTGTCTGTCGAAAGCCAGCGCCTGCTCAGATAAACAGTACATTGTCAGCGCATCAGAGAGTGG GGAGATGTGTCTATGGGATGTAAATGATGGTCGCTGTATTGAATTTACAAAACTGGCTTGTGCTCACACTGGCATACAG TTCTATCAGTTCACGGTCAGCACGCAGCGAGAAGGTCGTCTGCTGTGTAATGGCCACTACCCAGAGATCCTTGTGGTGGACGCCACCAGTTTGGAGGTGCTATACTCGCTGGTGTCCAAAATATCCCCCGACTGGATCAGCTCCATGAGTGTTATCCGATCACACCGCACACAAG AGGATACAGTCGTGGCAGTGTCCGTGACGGGCATTTTGAAAGTCTGGATCATCACAGCAGAGGTCAACAGGATGCAG GACCTGGACCCGGTGTTCGAAGAAGAATCCAAACCCATATATTGTCAGGGCTGTCAGAGTATTTCCTTCTGTACCTTCACTCAGAGCAGCCTGCTGGTGGTCTGCTCCAAGTTCTGGAAG gTTTTTGATGCAGGTGACTATTCGCTGCTCTGCTCCGTGCCCAGTGACAATGACAAGGCTTGGGCTGGCGGAGAGTTCATTGCAGCCGACAAAGTCATCATCTGGACTGAAGACGGCTGTAGTTACATTTATAACCTACCGGCCAG CTGTCTCCCCGCTAGTGTACATTTCCGAAGCGACGTGGGCAAAAAAGAAGGCTCAATACCGCCGCTGGTCTACAGCATCGAGAATCTAACAGACAAACAG CTCCTGATATGTCCTCCCGTGACTTGCTTCTTCTTTGGTCGACGGGAGCCCTTCCACAAGCTACTGATCCAGGGAGACTCTGCGGGCAGACTGTCCTTGTGGAGCATCCCGGATTCTTCGCCTACACAGCCACTGTCCACTCCGGCGG AGCTGCAGGTCTCATCCACCATCAGTCTCCAAGAGGCATTTGATAAATTGATTCCCGTGTCCTCCGGTATCATTGACCAGCTCAGCCTCCTCCCCAGCAAAGAGGAACCGATTAAG GTGACGGCCAGCGTCTACATCCCCTCGCAGGGTCGACTGGTGTGCGGTAGAGAAGACGGCAGCATTATTTTGGTTCCTGCTACTCAGACTGCCATCGTTCAGTTGCTGCAGGGAGAACACATGCTTAGAAGAG GATGGCCACCCCATCGCACGCTCCGAGGTCACAGGAATAAGGTGACATGTGTCCTGTATCCGTACCAGATCTCGCCCCGCTACGACCAGCGTTCTTTGGTGTCGGGAGGGGTGGACTTCTCTGTCATCGTGTGGGACATTTTCACCGGAGAGATGAAGCACATTTTCTGCGTGCATGGAGGAGAGATCACCCAGCTCATCGTCCCTCCAGAAAACTGCAGC aCTCGGGCGCAACACTGCGTCTGCTCCGTGGCCAGTGACCACTCGGTTGGCCTGCTCAGCCTTCGGGAAAGGAAGTGCATCATGCTTGCGTCACGGCACCTGTTCCCCATCCAAGTCATCAAGTGGCGCCCCGCTGATGATTACCTCGTTGTCGGATGCTCTGATGGCTCCGTTTATGTCTGGCAGATGGATACAG GGGCCTTGGACCGTTGCGTGATGGGCATTACTGCAGTCGAGATACTCAATGCCTGCGATGAGCTGGCTCCGGCCACCGTGGACGCCCTGAGCCATTCGGCAGTGAACCTGAAGCAGGCAATGACACGCCGGAGCCTGGCGGCACTGAAGAACATGGCTCAGCACAAACTGCAAACACTCGCCACCAATCTGCTGGCGGCAGACAACGCTGACAAG GGAAACCTGCCCAAATATTCTCACAATGCACTGGTGGTCCAGGCAATGAAGACCAACCTCACGGATCCTGACATGCACGTGCTGTTCTTTGACGTGGAAGCCGTGATCATCCAGTTGCTAACGGAAGAAGCTCAGAGGCCAAATCCCATGCTGGTGTCCCCTGAGACGCTGCAGAAAAGCCAGGCCGGCGCTGACAAGGGAGGCTCTTTCCTGGCCAACAAGATCTTCAAGCAG gtaAAAGAAACAATGAAGGAGACCATCAAGGAGCACCTTTTGGATGAAgatgacgaagaggaggaggagatgaggaGGCGTGAGGAGAAGTCAAAGTCCTTGAGTCTTCTGGAGTACAACCTTACAATGGACACCGCCAAACTCTTCATGTCCTGCTTGCATGCCTGGGGTCTCAACGAGCAGCTGGACGGTATCTGTCTGGAAAGACTTGGCATGCTTAGGCCACACTGCCCCATTTCTTTTGGTCTCATCTCCAGGGGAGGTCACATGTCCCTCATGCTGCCCACCTTCAAG GAGTCTTTGCTGCGGCAGTTGTCCCTCGCAACAGGCCGCAAACTGACTTTGTCAGACATTGTTGGCAAGGGGACGTACGGCGTGTCAAGGGCGGTCACTACGCATCACCTCCTGTCCGTCATCTCGCTGGCCAACACGCTGATGGGCATGACCAATGCCACCTTTGTCGGCGAGCATATGAAGAAGGCACCGGCCAG GCCTCCCAGACCAGGAGGAACCCCGGAGACTCCTCGTAGGACGCCGGCCACACCCCCTCAGCCCTCCAACCCGGCACTACAAGCCCAGATCAAACAAG CTGCGGTAGCCACCACAGCCAGCACCAAAGTTTCTGCTACCGTTACAACGGCGGGGCCCCCGGGGGCTCCTGGGGTTGTTGTTCCTCAGAGGGCCCCGGGCTCCCCCGGCCCTGGTCCTGCTTCTCATAGCATCCCCTCGGTCAATGAAG GTTGGAGCCAGCTGGCAGCAATGCACTGTGTCATGCTCCCTGACCTCTTGGGCCTCGATAAGTTTAGACCTCCACTACTCGAAATGCTGGCGAGGAGATGGCAGGACCGCTGTCTCGAG GTACGTGAAGCAGCCCAAGCTTTATTGCTGGCTGAGTTGAGAAGGATCGGCCAATCAGGGCGCAAGGACACCATTGATTTGTGGGCGCCTTACCTGCCTCAATACGTGGACACAGTCAGCTCCC CCGGCGCATCCACCGAACCCTCGACTGCGGCTCCGCCACCTCCTGAAGCGCAACCAATTGAGGCCAAGGCTCCCGAGGAGGAAATGGACGTCACTGATGATGACATTACTGCAG gCTGCCTCTCGAACCTTCCGCCGAATGCCAAGAAAATCTCCAATTCGTACGAGGAGCGCCGCAAACAGGCCACCGCCATCGTGTTGCTGGGCGTCATCGGGGCGGAGTTTGGGGCTGAGATTGAACCTCCAAAAGGTGCCGCACGTACTCGGACCGGCGGCCAGGTGCCCGAAGGCTTTGGACCAACGAGTGGCGGTTCTTCAAACTATTCCCTGGCTCGACACACAT GTAAGGCCCTGACCTTCCTGCTACTGCAGCCCCCCAGCCCAAAGTTGCCACCGCACAGCACAATCCGTCGCACCGCCATCGATCTGATCGGCCGAGGCTTCACCGTGTGGGAGCCGTACATGGACGTGTCTGCCGTGCTTATGGGGCTGCTGGAACTCTGTGCTGATGCCGAGAAGCAGCTGGCCAA CATTACCATGGGTTTGCCGCTCAACCCACCGGCAGATTCGGCGCGCTCTGCTCGACACGCCCTCTCTCTTATTGCGACTGCCCGGCCGCCAGCCTTCATCACCACCATTGCGAGAGAG GTCCATCGATACAACGCAGCCCAGGCCAACTCTCAGTCACAGCAGAACGTTCACACCACCACTCTAGCCCGAGCCAAGACTGAAATATTGAGAGTGATTGACATCCTGATCGAGAAGATGCCTGGAGATGTTGTAGACTTGCTCGTTGAG GTGATGGATATCATCATGTACTGCATCGAAGGATCGCTGGTCAAGAAGAAAGGGTTGCAAGAGTGTTTTCCTGCCATTTGCAA ATTCTACATGGTGGGTTACTGCGACCGCAGTCACCGCATTGCTGTCGGCGCTCGACAAGGTTCGGTGGCCCTCTATGATGTACGCACTGGAAAATGCCAG AATATCCACGGTCATAAGGGTCCAATCACAGCAGTGTCGTTTGCCCCCGACGGCCGTTACCTGGCAACCTACTCCAACGCTGACAGTCACATCTCCTTCTGGCAG ATGAACACCAGTCTGCTGGGAAGCATCGGCATGTTGAATTCAGCCCCTCAGCTGCGCTGCATTAAGACCTACCAGGTTCCCCCCGTGCAACCGGCATCTCCCGGCTCCCAGAACCACTTGAAGCTGGCCCGCCTTATCTGGACCTCCAACCGTAATGTCATCCTGATGGCGCATGATGGCAAGGAGCACCGCTTCATGGTTTAA